The genomic DNA AAGGTGAAGAATTCTCGTTGATGGCGTTCGTGAACGGGTCAACAGTATTGCCAATGGTCATCTCGCAAGACCATAAACGGGCGTTCGATGGAGACCTCGGACCGAATACAGGTGGCATGGGGGCTTATTCGCCTGTCCCACACATCTCCGATTCAATTGTGCAGAAAGCGACGGAGACGATCCTCCAGCCGATGGCCGAAGCGCTCGTCCAAGAGGGGGCATCCTTTACCGGTATTTTATATGCAGGGTTGATGCTGACAGCGGAAGGGCCGAAAGTGATTGAATTCAATGCACGATTCGGGGATCCGGAAACTCAGGTCGTCCTGCCACGCCTCCAATCGGACCTCTTCGATGTAATGGATGGGCTGTTGGATGGTAAGGAGCTGGAGCTTGAATGGTCGAACAACGCCTATGTCGGGGTCGTCCTTGCTTCGGGCGGTTATCCGAATGCGTATGATAAAGGTGTTCCAATCAAAGGATTAGAAGCGGTTTCGAGTGAAACGCTCACCTTTTTTGCAGGTGTAAAAAAAGACAGCGAAGGTGAACTCGTGACCGATGGCGGGCGGATCCTATTGCTTGCTAGCGAGGCTTCAGACATTGAAGCGGCGCAGCGTCTCGTTTATAAAGAGATGAACCAGATCCATTGCGAGCAAAGCTTTTATCGGTTGGATATCGCAGATAAAGCGATCAAGTCCGTTTCTTCTTCGTAAGGAAGTAGATGAAGGCAACGATTGCGCCAATAATCATGACCAGGACGAACAGCATGTCTGTCATGTACTCCATTAGGACGTTCATTTGAAAATCACCTCGATTTTGGTGGGTTATTTTAAAGGGTGCTCGCTTTCCACGGGCGGTTCGGGAGCCTCCTCACAAAAGAGTTGCGGGGTCTCCCCTGACCCGCTTTTCCCGTAGGAGTCTCGCACCCTTCGTCACAATCAAAAAATATGGATG from Pseudalkalibacillus sp. SCS-8 includes the following:
- the purD gene encoding phosphoribosylamine--glycine ligase, with protein sequence MKVLIVGKGGREHAIAWKMAQSERVTQVYAAPGNIGMTDVAECVAIPETDHEALIQFANDQDIALTVIGPEQPLLDGLVDRFQKAGLRAFGPTKAAALIEGSKTYANELMEKYQIPTAFSASFTDYREARDYLMKRGAPIVIKADGLAAGKGVVVAMTIEEAEEALHAMMVETRFGEASQRVVIEEFLQGEEFSLMAFVNGSTVLPMVISQDHKRAFDGDLGPNTGGMGAYSPVPHISDSIVQKATETILQPMAEALVQEGASFTGILYAGLMLTAEGPKVIEFNARFGDPETQVVLPRLQSDLFDVMDGLLDGKELELEWSNNAYVGVVLASGGYPNAYDKGVPIKGLEAVSSETLTFFAGVKKDSEGELVTDGGRILLLASEASDIEAAQRLVYKEMNQIHCEQSFYRLDIADKAIKSVSSS
- a CDS encoding EYxxD motif small membrane protein; amino-acid sequence: MNVLMEYMTDMLFVLVMIIGAIVAFIYFLTKKKRT